The genomic segment TGTTGAGGTATCAATACTAGGCGAATTAATAAAGGAAAATGATGTTGAAGAAACAAGTGAAGAAGAAGAGATTGATGTAGCATCATTGGATAATATAGATAAAACTAAAGATTGCTATTCTGTTGGAAGAAATAGAATTACAAATAAATTATCTGAAAATGTGAGAAATTATAAAGAGTATATATTTGTATTGCCAGATATAGCTTCTTTAATATATAGATTACTTAAGGATAAAAGAGTATCTATAAAGACTAAGCTTATAATGTCGGCAGGAATAGCATATGTAACTGTACCAGTTAACATAATACCTAATAGTATACCATTTATAGGTGTGATTGATGATATTGGAGTTATATTTTTTGTTTTAAATAAGATTCTTAAAGATATACCATTATCTATAATAGTAGAGAATTGGGAAGGTAAAAATGATATACTTTTAACATTAAAAAAAGGAATAGAATATCTAACTAACTTTACAAATGCCGCAAATATTGAAAAATTATATAGTGCTGTAGAAGAATTATCATCACTATAGAAAATATTATTTATAAATTTAATAACATATAGATTATTAAGTTTATAAATTCTCTATGAAAAATATAATAAATAAGTTAGACATTCAGAGAAAGGAATATTATATGGCGAAAAAAGTTTATGCAATACAGTATGGTTTTGATATTAAAAACAACAAAAAGGTTGAAAATGTAATAGTTAATACTTGGAATGAGTGCTTAGCATATGTAAAAGGGGTAAAAGGAGCTAAGTATAAGAGTTTCGAAGATATCGAAGAGGCAAAATCATATCTAAACGAAGGAAATAGAATGCTAAAAAAGAGTGATGAAAATTATCCAAAAGATTGCCTTCATGCATATGTTGATGGAAGCTATAATTCTTCTGACGGAAGATATTCTTATGGAGTAGTTTGTGTTAATAATGATGTTGTAGAATATATAGAAAGCGGAGCTGAAAAAGATAGCTCTTCTAAAAATATAAGACAAATAGCAGGCGAACTTAAGGGAGCTGTTAGAGCTGTTGAATATGCTTTAGAACATGGACAAAAAAAAGTAGTTCTATTTCATGATTACGAGGGGATAGCTCATCATGCAACTGGAGCATGGGAACGAAAAGAAGAATCATCTATGCAATATTATAAAAAGATGCAAGAGTTAATAAATTCTGGAATGGAAATTATATTTGTAAAAGTTGATAGTCATACTGGAGATTTATTTAATGAGCTTGTTGATGAGAAATGTAAAGAGTGCTTAGGGATAGCTTCTGATAAAACCGTTGAAAAATGGTTAAATAAAAATGTTATAAGAGTTTCTGGTACTAAGGTGAAAGAAGAAATCTTAAGCATAGCTCCAAGTCATTCAAATAATATAATTTTAATTGGCAAAGATGAAAATCTACAAATGGAAAATATATTAAATGTAGGTAAGAAAGATGATGATGATGAAATTAGATTTGAACAAATTATTAATCTATATAGAAATAATGCTGTTGAAGGTAAAAAGATAATTTCTAAGTTATTAAGCAAAGAAAAAGAAAAATTAATTTATTATTTACTTAAAGAGGAAGTTGATAATAATTAAAGTGGTATATATGTCTGGATAATAAATTTACATTTAAAATGCTAATAAGAAAAGTGCTTAATTAGGACTGGAATATAGAAAGTTGATTGTAATATGCATAGTTACTTTTTAGAATATTTTTAAAATCGTATATAATCATGGAATAAATTAACTTGGATAACTTTTTGATTAATACACAATATATTTATAGAAAATAAATTGATGTTAAAGAGGTGTTTATTATGGAAAGATTTTCTAAGGGAATGATGACTGGATTTTTAATTGGAGTTGCTGTCGAAATGTCTCTAATGCCACGTATGGATAGAAGAAGTCAAAAAACAATGAGAAGAGCAGGCAGAAGAATGAGGAACATGGCTGAATCAGCATGTCATGAAGTTTATGATTGGATGAGATAGAATTAAAAAAGAAAGTATAATATGTAAATATTAGGTATAATAAAAATAGAAGGGCATGAATTTCTTTCATGCCTTTTTATTTTTATTTATTGTATTTATACTTTTGTACATAAATATGGATAATAAAATTAAATTATATAAAATTTGGGGCACATTTATATTTTTATGCAGTTTTTTATAAATTTATGTTATAATTAAGGAAATTATATTAAAATAACTAAATAATTTGTTGAATAGAGAAGGATTAAAAAGATGGAAATTCTATCATTGGGAGAAAAAATCAAGAGAAGAAGAAAACAATTGAATATGACGTTAAAGGATTTGGCAAAAGACAGAATAACTCCAGGACAAATAAGTTTGGTAGAATCTGGCCGTTCGAATCCATCAGTAGATTTGCTAGAATATTTAGCTGATGCATTGAACACAAATGTAGAATATTTAATGGAATCAGAAGAAAGCCAAGCTGAAAAGATTAGTTTATATTACGAACAGGTAGGGGAATCATGCATACTTCAGGGAGATTACGAAAAAGGTCAAAGATATATTGATAATGCTCTATACTACTGTGAAAAATATAATCTAGAATATAGAAAAGCAATGATATATTTTATAACAGCAAAATCCTACATGTATAAAAGAGATTTTCCTATGGCTCAGAAGTTTTTTTTATCAGCAAATGTAATTTTTGTAAAAAATAATAATTATGAGCAAATAATAAAAACTTTTCTACATTTAGCTAACATTGCTTTGGAATTAAAAGCATATCATTCTTCTAGTAGTTATTTAAAACAGGCTGAAAAGGTATATATAGACAATAAGGTTGTAGACGAATTTTTAATGGGAGAAATATACTACAATATGGCTAGAACATATTACGATGTAGAAGAATTGGATTTAGCCTTAGAATATTCTTGTCTAGCAAGAAATAGATTTGAACAAGTCTATAATGATGAAGATTATGCGAGAAATCTATTCTCTTTAGCAGAAGAATTTAATAAAAAAGGTGACTTGCCGAATGCAATAAAGTATTCAAAGAAAACATTAGAAGTGTATAAAAAGATACAGTATAACAAGAGCATAGTTAATATAGAACATAATTTAGGAAAGTTATTTTATGAACTAGGAAATTTAGATGAATCTCTTAAGCATTATGATATATCAAAAAGCATTAGTACACAAAACCGTGTAGGATGTATAAATGATATACTAATAGATATTTGTAAAAGTTATCTGAAGTTAAAGAATACTGAACAATGTAGCAAAATACTAAAAGATATAGAAAATAGAATTGAAGAGCATGATATAGACAGAAAAATCGAATGTAAGCTAATAAAATATACTATGTTTAATATTGACGATAAACCAGAACAAGCAGAAAGTGTATTGATTGATACATATGTGCTAGCAAAGAATAGCGGAAAGTTGTCCAAGGCAGCTGAATTGGCTATGAGAGTCGGAAAATATTTCATAGATAAAAAAGAAGAAGAAGAAGCTTCGTATTACTTAAATCAAGGAATAAAGTTATTTAATGAAGCAGAAAAGTTAAAAAATTACAAATTATAAGTAAGTGGGTGAGATATTTGGAAATACTATCTACTGGCGAAAAGATAAAAAGAGCTAGGGTATTTAAAGGTATAACATTAAAAGAACTATGTGGAAATAAGATTTCAATTGCCAAGATGAGCTGTATAGAAAATGGTAAGATTAAGGCGGATACTGAATTATTAAATTATATAGCTGAGAAGATAGAAATAGATGTAGATTATTTAATAGAAGACGTATATGAACAAATTTCAAATAATCTAAATATAATAAAGAGGAACGTATCTTCCGATACTGATTCTGAAAGTAAGTTGAAAGATAACCTAAGCTATGCACTAAAATATAAATATTATGATTTAGCTTTTGAATTAATACACATACTATTCTCGTATTATGTAGAAGAAAATAAGGTTGAAAATATTCAGCTTATAGTTTCTCAATATTATGATTTATATCAAAGAAATAATACGGAAGAAAATACAGCTATCTACTTTAAAGATATGGCACGTTATTTATCTCAAAATGGTGAATATATTGAGGCTATTTCTTACTACAGCAAGCTTAGAGAAATGTTTAGATTGAAAGAAGATGGATTTGATAGT from the Clostridium beijerinckii genome contains:
- a CDS encoding YtxH domain-containing protein; the protein is MERFSKGMMTGFLIGVAVEMSLMPRMDRRSQKTMRRAGRRMRNMAESACHEVYDWMR
- a CDS encoding viroplasmin family protein, coding for MAKKVYAIQYGFDIKNNKKVENVIVNTWNECLAYVKGVKGAKYKSFEDIEEAKSYLNEGNRMLKKSDENYPKDCLHAYVDGSYNSSDGRYSYGVVCVNNDVVEYIESGAEKDSSSKNIRQIAGELKGAVRAVEYALEHGQKKVVLFHDYEGIAHHATGAWERKEESSMQYYKKMQELINSGMEIIFVKVDSHTGDLFNELVDEKCKECLGIASDKTVEKWLNKNVIRVSGTKVKEEILSIAPSHSNNIILIGKDENLQMENILNVGKKDDDDEIRFEQIINLYRNNAVEGKKIISKLLSKEKEKLIYYLLKEEVDNN
- a CDS encoding YkvA family protein; amino-acid sequence: MNISEVKVKLTGNDILSIINEFVKVDGLDLRTVTINDGIILEGTLKKGINIDFNIKVQLVGCVHNKIIVKIVKVKVLNVGFFRILRSFVLKQLAKAFKKYGIDSDRDKVIIDINTILQDVPYINLNISEVFMKKSEVWAEISNVEVSILGELIKENDVEETSEEEEIDVASLDNIDKTKDCYSVGRNRITNKLSENVRNYKEYIFVLPDIASLIYRLLKDKRVSIKTKLIMSAGIAYVTVPVNIIPNSIPFIGVIDDIGVIFFVLNKILKDIPLSIIVENWEGKNDILLTLKKGIEYLTNFTNAANIEKLYSAVEELSSL
- a CDS encoding tetratricopeptide repeat protein, which codes for MEILSLGEKIKRRRKQLNMTLKDLAKDRITPGQISLVESGRSNPSVDLLEYLADALNTNVEYLMESEESQAEKISLYYEQVGESCILQGDYEKGQRYIDNALYYCEKYNLEYRKAMIYFITAKSYMYKRDFPMAQKFFLSANVIFVKNNNYEQIIKTFLHLANIALELKAYHSSSSYLKQAEKVYIDNKVVDEFLMGEIYYNMARTYYDVEELDLALEYSCLARNRFEQVYNDEDYARNLFSLAEEFNKKGDLPNAIKYSKKTLEVYKKIQYNKSIVNIEHNLGKLFYELGNLDESLKHYDISKSISTQNRVGCINDILIDICKSYLKLKNTEQCSKILKDIENRIEEHDIDRKIECKLIKYTMFNIDDKPEQAESVLIDTYVLAKNSGKLSKAAELAMRVGKYFIDKKEEEEASYYLNQGIKLFNEAEKLKNYKL